The DNA sequence AATCACCAATGCAAACTTTCCTTCTGTTACTTCAGCAAAGAGTTTTTTGCTCTCCTTCTCAAACTCAACATCGAAACATCCGCCAAAGACCGATGTATCTGCATAGATTGAATATTTCTTCATGGCGTTGAAAATGTAAGAAGATTGCAGTTGAGTTACAAGGATTTAGCACTCCTCGAACTTTACCCGGAGGTCACGCTTGTCTGCTCTATCTACGATACCGTAGGTACGAGTTGTAAACCTTTGGCATGAGGCCATTCCGTGACCCAACCGTTCGTGTCACGGTGTGGGAGAGTGTCCGAGAACTACCTGTTTTTGTGTTTCGACTATTGAAAACAATTCAGAATCGAAATATTATTTTCGAAAAACCTAGTTCTCGGACAGTCTCATGGACCGTGACACCCAAGAAAAATTTTTAGACGCTACTGCCGCGATTTGTTAATACCAACCTAAACGATTCAAGATATTATCCGAATATTGTTTAGAAATTTCCTGAAAACGCTCAATTGAACCGCCGAAAAATCCCGCATTAAGAAGGTCCCATTTATTTCCCTGTGTTGATGCTTCGTTGACAAGTTGATTGAATGGACTTCCAGAGCCTCTTCGGTGTTTCCAACCAAAGCGCCCGACGGGCCCCCAAGCTATTTTAGATTGATGTGCATATTCAAGAGCATAGAGTAATTCAAATCTATCAAAGAGAGTCTCGTAATCTGTGCTAAGAAAAAAAAGATCGTCAAGGTCTGGTTGAAGGACTTTGAACAAATGTTCGCTCCTTGGAGTATAGTTCCTTTCGCGGCCAGGGATATGTTTGAAATTATCAACAGTTTCTGAAATGCCTGATGTAATAGCAAGAATAGCCGTTGTCTCCTGTTTATATCTATCAGGATCGGAGATTCGTGTATCAAAAATGGTTTTTAAGTTAGCATGATTTCCTGCTGCTAAGGCTGCGATGCCACATTTGTACATTAGAAAAAGATTAGGATACCATCGGAGACCGATCCATACAACCTTGCCAGAGGTTGCACCAAGTCTGCTGCTGAGCCGACGAATTGGTAGTGTTAGTATTTCTCGGTGTATAGTTGTTCCCCAGTAGGCAACAAGAGCTTGCACATTAGATAATTCAGAAAGTGCAGATTCATAAGCACCTAATCTCTGAATGAGTTGGTCTGGCGACCAT is a window from the Ignavibacteriota bacterium genome containing:
- a CDS encoding caspase family protein, whose amino-acid sequence is MPYDGSTNNLAKLIRWDDLTRNADLIEAKHLFFIMDACYGGLAITRHLSPGATRFLKDMLLRHTRQVLTAGKADEQVSDAGGPLPEHSVFTGHLLEALQGKGADSAGIITANGVMAYVYQMVARDRDSHQTPHFGYLDGDGDFIFSAPQLTTLQKAEQEDEDLLISIPAVLTQNNTEKHMTVIEQTKELLSDERHRIELNDLVSKQIREVLSRTADDNFPVTSEWSPDQLIQRLGAYESALSELSNVQALVAYWGTTIHREILTLPIRRLSSRLGATSGKVVWIGLRWYPNLFLMYKCGIAALAAGNHANLKTIFDTRISDPDRYKQETTAILAITSGISETVDNFKHIPGRERNYTPRSEHLFKVLQPDLDDLFFLSTDYETLFDRFELLYALEYAHQSKIAWGPVGRFGWKHRRGSGSPFNQLVNEASTQGNKWDLLNAGFFGGSIERFQEISKQYSDNILNRLGWY